CCGTCGGGACCGATTGGATAAGCGTATGCAGATAGGCGGCCCCGCCAATGCGTGCAATTTCACCACGTTTGGTCAATTCGTCCGAGACAGTAACCGCGTCAGCAGGTTCCCCGCGCCCGTAAAGGTCAATGATGGATTCGAAGATGCTCTCATGCGCAGGACGGTAGAAATCGATTCCGCGCAGCACCTCGACGCAGTCTGCAATAGCGTCCTTCGAGAGCATCATGCCGCCGAGCACGGACTGCTCGGCCACGAGGTCCTGTGGAGGGGTGCGCGTAAAGTCCCCGCCGCGCGAGGACTCCATTGAACTTGATTGCGCCAAAGACACTCCAGCGACCTTCCTTTGTCAGTTCCGCCCCACATACCGGCCAGGAGAACTCTTCCGGTGGCAGTTTTGCTTGCCTATACAGAACTATCAGGTGGCACCGACATTTCGGCTGCTACCGTCCTCCGATGTTGAGGAATCTTCCGCAACCGTAGTCCTGATTCCGCGACACGCCAACTAAGTTATCCACAAGTAAGTTTTTTCTCTGGGGATAAGTGGCCCAAGGTTGTGCACAGACTGGTAACAACTCTGTGGATAAGCATCAGATTTATTATGCATATGCCCTCTGACTAGGCAAGATAAGCTCATGCGCGTGTGGACGAAAAGAAACTTCGGGTAAACATTCATCCACAACTTTCGAGTTGACATGAAGGTCACGCAGGCCCTAGGTCCAACATTTGTCCCACTATCCACAGGGGCAACGTGATATCCACAACCGTTCACACACAAGGACGTCCCCTTCATATGCCCCTGGAGGAATACGAAGAGGACGGCCTGTAGAACTTATTCAGTCTCGTCTATCAATAGGCCTAGAAGTCGAAGAGATCGCCTAGAAAGCTGTCCTTCTTGCGGCGTCGAGACTTATCGTAACCACGGGATTGTTCGCGCCGTGGATCATCGCCTCTCATTCCGTACCTGCCGTCTCGATCATCATCTCGCTCCTCGTGATAACCCCTCCCATGGCGGTCTGAACCGAGGGTCGGCGAAGGAAGAGGAGGAGCGGCCATCGGTTGCTTCGATGCAGACGGACTGGGCTGAGGAACAGCGGGCGAATCGGCAGCCGCCCGGTCGATGATCTTGTCGAGCTCACCTCGATCCAGCCACACACCCCTGCACTCCGGGCAGTAATCAATCTCAATACCACTACGCTCGGACATCACCAGAGTGCTGCCATCCAACGGACACTTCATTGCATATTCTCCTCATTGTCTGCGGTCCATTCTGCAACGAATAGCGAAGCCACATCGTTTCGCAGAAGTCAGATGCGTACTGGGCCCACGACAGCGAAGCGCAGCACGGACCTCAGCTGAGGAACAGCAGTGAGTAAGGATTCGTCAACAACGCGACCACCAGTGCGGCCACCGCCATGAGTCGTCCATGACCCGTGAACAATGCTCTAACGGCGAAGACCAGAGCAGCCAGCGCCAGCGCAGTGCACAGGATCAGAGCAACCATGAGGCCAGCTTGTTGGGTAGCTGAATCTGCACTCACGGTGATGCCAATAATCAATAGGCCCAGAATCGGTGCCGCAATAGCACACGCCAGAGCCAGGCCTCCCGTCAGATGCGAGGGCCCCCCGTCAACCTCAAGGGGTGTTTCCGTCATGGCTCCACGCTACCGTCTCCTTGCCCGGGGCAGCACCGCCAACGTCGACAGACACAAAAGTGGCCGGAACCCCGAAGGGTCCCGGCCACTCAGTTGCACTATCGCCTACTGACGTGCGAGACGTTCCCTCGATCCTCTCAATATCTGATCGAAGGGTCTTCACGTCACTTGCTGGCTACGACCTCAAGGTCGATAACAGCAGCCACGTCGTCGTGCAGGCGGACGTTTGCCTGGTAGGAACCAACCGACTTGATGTGGGTGGGAATCTCTACCTTGCGCTTGTCAATGGTGCCGAGGCCAGCAGCCTCAACAGCCTTCGCAACGTCGGCGGTCTTCACGGTCCCGAAGAGACGTCCCGACGCGCCGGCCTTGACCGTGAGCTGAACAGCCTTGGAGGACAGGGCGGCGGCCTGCGTCTGAGCATCCTCAAGGGAAGCGTGCTCACGGGCAACGCGGGCAGCCTGAATGGACTCAACCTGCTTCTCGCCACCCTTGGTCCACATGAGGGCGAAACCGCGGGGCAGAAGGTAGTTACGTGCGTAACCATCTTTTACCTCGATGACGTCGCCGGCAGTGCCGAGACCGGTAATTTCCTGGGTCAGAATAAGCTTTGCCATGAATTTGGTTCCTTTCCCTTAGCCGCGGCCAGCGCCGGAGTAGGGCAGGAGCGCAACTTCACGTGCGTTCTTGATTGCCAGAGCGATTTTGCGCTGTTCCTGCACAGTTACGCCTGTGACGCGACGTGCACGGATCTTTCCACGATCGGAAATAAACTTGCGCAGCAACGCTACATCCTTGTAGTCGATGACAGTGATGTCAGCGGCCTTCAAGGGGTTGGATTTTGGTTTGGGCTTACGTAGTTCAGCCTTAGCCATCGTGGTGCTCCTTTTGTCTAGTGGAGCCCGCAGAACGGTTCCGCGGGATGGGGTGGACGGCTTGCGCCGTCACTGGTGTTACAGAAGGTTAAAAGGGTGGCTCGTTGGAATCCGGGCCGTTGCCCCAGCCCCCGCTGTTGCCCCCGGGCGTTGCCCATGGGTCTTCAGCCGGCTTGCCCTGGTTGCTCCCCGGATTGTTCCAGCCACCGCCAGAGCTTCCGCCCTGGCCGCCTGCGTTGCCGGCATTGCCGCCGTTGCTGTTACCTCCGCCGCCACCAAAGTTACCTCCGCCACCGCCGGAGCGCTGGTTACGGGAAATTTTCGCGGATGCGTATCGAAGGGATGGACCAATCTCGTCCACCTCGATTTCCATGGAAGTACGCTTTTCGCCTTCTTTAGTTTCGTACGAACGTGACTTGAGGCGGCCCTGCGCGACGACGCGGGTGCCCTTTGTCAGGGTCTCCGCAACGTTTTCTGCAGCTTCGCGCCACACCGATGCGCGAAGGAACAGCGTTTCGCCGTCCTTCCACTCATTCGACTGCTTGTCGAACGTACGGGGTGTGGAGGCAATGGTGAAGTTCGCCACTGCTGAGCCTGACGGGGTGAACCGTAGTTCCGGATCGTTGGTGAGATTACCAACGACGGTAATGATGGTCTCGCCTGCCATGCGGGCCTCCTGTTGTCCTGGTCCTTGTGGACGTCTTTGACGAAGAAAAGATCACACCGAATTACTCGGCGGAAACCTTCTGCTCCTCGGGGCGAGTGATCTTGGTCCGCATGATGGTCTCGTTGAGACCAAGCTGGCGATCAAGTTCAGCTGCTGCCGCGGGCGTGGACGTGAAGTTGACGACGGCGTAAATGCCTTCGGTCTTCTTCTGAATCTCATACGCGAGCCGGCGACGTCCCCAGATATCGACCTTATCGACGGTTCCTTCATCCTTGCGGATGACGCTCAGGAACTTCTCGAGTGATGCTTCAACGGTACGCTCTTCGACGTCTGGGTCGATGATTACCATCAGTTCATATGCACGCATTGTGAACCCACC
This region of Arthrobacter roseus genomic DNA includes:
- a CDS encoding zf-TFIIB domain-containing protein, which encodes MKCPLDGSTLVMSERSGIEIDYCPECRGVWLDRGELDKIIDRAAADSPAVPQPSPSASKQPMAAPPLPSPTLGSDRHGRGYHEERDDDRDGRYGMRGDDPRREQSRGYDKSRRRKKDSFLGDLFDF
- the rplI gene encoding 50S ribosomal protein L9, whose translation is MAKLILTQEITGLGTAGDVIEVKDGYARNYLLPRGFALMWTKGGEKQVESIQAARVAREHASLEDAQTQAAALSSKAVQLTVKAGASGRLFGTVKTADVAKAVEAAGLGTIDKRKVEIPTHIKSVGSYQANVRLHDDVAAVIDLEVVASK
- the rpsR gene encoding 30S ribosomal protein S18, with protein sequence MAKAELRKPKPKSNPLKAADITVIDYKDVALLRKFISDRGKIRARRVTGVTVQEQRKIALAIKNAREVALLPYSGAGRG
- a CDS encoding single-stranded DNA-binding protein, which codes for MAGETIITVVGNLTNDPELRFTPSGSAVANFTIASTPRTFDKQSNEWKDGETLFLRASVWREAAENVAETLTKGTRVVAQGRLKSRSYETKEGEKRTSMEIEVDEIGPSLRYASAKISRNQRSGGGGGNFGGGGGNSNGGNAGNAGGQGGSSGGGWNNPGSNQGKPAEDPWATPGGNSGGWGNGPDSNEPPF
- the rpsF gene encoding 30S ribosomal protein S6, with amino-acid sequence MRAYELMVIIDPDVEERTVEASLEKFLSVIRKDEGTVDKVDIWGRRRLAYEIQKKTEGIYAVVNFTSTPAAAAELDRQLGLNETIMRTKITRPEEQKVSAE